The genomic window CACGTCATCCTCGCCGTGCCGCTGATGGTCTGGGCCGTACTGTCAGTCGATTTCGCCTGGTCCGTCCCCTCGGCGCTCTTCCTCATCGCAGCCCTTCTCAGCGCCACGCTGCTGACCGCCGCCCTCATCACCATGATCGGCGCGACCGCGCTGATCTGGGTGCGCTCCAACCACCTGTTCTCGATCTTCTTCGGCTTCTGGGAGTTGATGCGCTATCCCCTGAACATCTTCCCCGGCGCCATCCAGCTCACCCTGCTGACCGTGGTGCCGCTGGCGCTTACCAGCTCCGTTCCCGTCGGCGCCCTCCTCGGCAAACCCGTGCCCCTCCTCGGAGACTGGGCAGGCGCTGCAGCGCTGGCGGCCGGCCCGATCTGGGTGCTGCTCGCCATGGCCTATTGGCGCTATGCCAACAGCAGGTATCAGGGCGCGGGTGGGTGACGAATGAAGGGAACGGTGGCATGAAATTGCTGGATTTGCTGAAATCGATGATCGGCGTTCGCAAGCGGCAGGACGAGCCGGATGACGCGCCCAAAGACGGCGCGCCGAGCGAGGCTGCGATGCAATCGGCGGCCCTTCTCACGCTGCAGCAGATGCTCCGCCCCGCCGTCTTCGGCGAAATCGCCGGCGAAAGGCCCGAGAAGGACAACCGGGCGAGGAGCTGGTGGGGCGGAAACTTCCTTGGCGCGGAAGGCGAGACCGTGCCCGTCTGCGAAGCCTCCGGCCGGCCGATGCATCCGCTCCTTCAGATCCGGCTGGATGAACTTGCCCAGGCCCTGCCTGCCTTCTCGGGCATTGCCCTCATCACTATCTGGATGGACCTCGAAGACATCCCGCTTGGCGATGCCGAGAACGGCAGGGGCTTTGCCATCCGCACCTATCCCGAGATCGCCGGCCTCGTGCCGATCGGCCCCGGCTACCGGGAAGTCGACGCACTTCCGACCTTCCCCGTCTTGTGGCGCGCAAGCGCCCCAGAGCAGCCGAGCTGGGACGATATCGCCTTCGAACTTCCAGACAGCGTCGCACGATCCAACAATGCGGAATGGTTCTTCCAAAGCCGCTACGCCACAGAAGCCAACAAGCATCGCCTGACCTGCCCCGTGAAGCTCGGGGGCTGGCCGAGTTGGATTCAAGGCGAAAACTGGCCGACCGACGGCG from Rhizobium sp. Pop5 includes these protein-coding regions:
- a CDS encoding ABC transporter permease; amino-acid sequence: MILHHLRVLPLLVRMYVRSQMEYRGAFWLDRLAQILSYGSVFATISILLSRFQTLGGWSWPELALLYSFQLLAYSLGAAMSFTQLRDLEEQVRLGSYDTLLVKPFSPWAYLIFSGLNIGYAGHVILAVPLMVWAVLSVDFAWSVPSALFLIAALLSATLLTAALITMIGATALIWVRSNHLFSIFFGFWELMRYPLNIFPGAIQLTLLTVVPLALTSSVPVGALLGKPVPLLGDWAGAAALAAGPIWVLLAMAYWRYANSRYQGAGG
- a CDS encoding YwqG family protein gives rise to the protein MKLLDLLKSMIGVRKRQDEPDDAPKDGAPSEAAMQSAALLTLQQMLRPAVFGEIAGERPEKDNRARSWWGGNFLGAEGETVPVCEASGRPMHPLLQIRLDELAQALPAFSGIALITIWMDLEDIPLGDAENGRGFAIRTYPEIAGLVPIGPGYREVDALPTFPVLWRASAPEQPSWDDIAFELPDSVARSNNAEWFFQSRYATEANKHRLTCPVKLGGWPSWIQGENWPTDGEFCLQIDSTDKGRFYVGDAGSVYLFQTPGGWAIRSDFY